One Acropora palmata chromosome 2, jaAcrPala1.3, whole genome shotgun sequence genomic window carries:
- the LOC141873787 gene encoding uncharacterized protein LOC141873787 produces QRELDLTPGEHEVDISQVNGSFYLLPDHAQGIVLFEHFYYGGHRKYYNNNCDNVNEDFPSGKAEGVSAAIVLGGKFDVFSKPNGGGVSSILTEGRYPTAAPMNIGNDRVQSIRKLS; encoded by the exons CAAAGAGAATTGGATTTAACGCCCGGCGAGCATGAGGTGGACATTTCACAGGTCAATGGCTCATTTTATCTGCTGCCGGATCATGCACAAGGAATTGTTCTGTTTGAACACTTCTACTATGGCGGACACAGAaag taTTATAACAACAATTGTGACAACGTGAACGAGGACTTCCCATCTGGCAAGGCTGAAGGTGTATCTGCTGCCATTGTGCTTGGAGGGAAGTTTGACGTTTTCAGTAAGCCAAATGGGGGTGGTGTGTCATCAATTCTGACTGAAGGCAGGTATCCAACTGCAGCTCCAATGAACATCGGCAATGACAGAGTACAGAGCATTCGAAAGCTGAGCTGA
- the LOC141873414 gene encoding neuropeptide Y receptor type 6-like, which yields MPQSFKSRRDFSLATLVSNKSSVFNETLVNQPGEMNEQPSITTLAAVCTLATIALLGTIANLSVLKAILSVKRKKVYEYFILNLAVTDVGTCVVSIPLDIVEHLVGRFPYGAALCHVIYPFQSVLLYVSTMTLVLMSVERYRLIVTPMKRAIGINTGFIIIVGIWILSFLVVLPFSFALKLTETKCSEQWPNNYSAKVFTLAIFISLYLGPLSFMTFFYSRMIYVLRKEIKALKKRKRKKSISKELIDTRLHRNAKIVKVFVVVMAAFVVCMLPTHAIWLWHDFGEGFSSSDFGKLVTFSSILVYWNSALDPLILGFIMVDFRAEIKHCRKSFCCCLKRFRRSWDLDQAFVIGISPLPLTEQYKSRSYFLSG from the coding sequence ATGCCTCAATCTTTCAAGAGTCGTCGGGATTTCTCTTTGGCAACCCTAGTTTCAAACAAGAGTTCTGTCTTCAACGAAACTTTGGTAAACCAACCGGGAGAGATGAATGAACAACCGTCAATAACCACTTTGGCGGCCGTGTGCACACTCGCAACAATAGCTCTCCTTGGAACGATTGCGAATCTGTCGGTTCTCAAAGCAATTTTAAgcgtaaaaagaaagaaagtttacgAATATTTTATCTTAAATCTGGCAGTTACAGACGTAGGGACCTGTGTTGTGAGTATTCCATTGGACATCGTTGAGCATTTGGTGGGTAGATTTCCGTACGGTGCCGCTCTCTGCCATGTAATTTACCCATTTCAGTCAGTCCTTCTGTATGTCTCTACTATGACACTTGTTCTCATGAGCGTGGAACGTTATAGATTAATAGTGACACCTATGAAGCGAGCGATTGGTATCAACACCGGGTTTATAATCATCGTTGGAATTTGGATTTTATCTTTCCTTGTTGTGTTaccattttcatttgctttgaaaCTCACAGAAACGAAATGCAGCGAGCAATGGCCTAACAACTACAGCGCAAAAGTTTTTACTCTGGCCATCTTTATATCCCTCTACCTGGGACCTTTGAGTTTCATGACATTTTTCTATTCGAGGATGATTTATGTATTACGCAAGGAAATCAAAGCTTTGAAAAAACGAAAGAGAAAGAAGTCCATATCCAAAGAGTTAATCGACACGCGACTGCACAGGAACGCCAAGATTGTTAAAGTATTCGTCGTTGTAATGGCTGCATTTGTAGTGTGCATGCTACCAACACATGCGATTTGGTTGTGGCATGATTTTGGTGAAGGTTTTTCGAGTTCAGATTTCGGCAAATTAGTAACATTTAGTAGCATTCTTGTTTATTGGAACTCTGCTCTCGACCCTCTCATTCTGGGCTTCATCATGGTTGATTTTAGAGCTGAAATCAAACATTGTAGAAAGtcattttgctgttgtttaaAACGGTTCCGAAGAAGTTGGGATTTAGATCAAGCCTTTGTAATTGGTATTTCTCCATTGCCGTTAACTGAACAGTACAAAAGTAGATCTTATTTTCTGTCAGGCTAA
- the LOC141873423 gene encoding NADH dehydrogenase [ubiquinone] 1 beta subcomplex subunit 8, mitochondrial-like has protein sequence MAAHRGFCLGQALLRRTVLHRPQALTGIRNAYDDYKKFPIPTPENDWKGFKRDWPDDGYGLGDYPNLPDISYQRRQHKGWWDWQDRRNFNEPIHEDEDGLNIWMMQEVECNDTYTPHQALMHMTVAFAIVGFIGFLSYLYDKTDRNPAIPKEYPFNNLYLERGGDPNKDPTQEKFTTSKILTSNVYGC, from the exons ATGGCGGCCCACAGAGGGTTTTGTTTGGGACAAGCTCTTCTTCGCCGCACTGTTTTACATAGACCACAGGCCCTCACAGGGATAAGAAACG CTTATGATGATTACAAGAAGTTTCCAATCCCGACCCCAGAGAATGATTGGAAAGGATTCAAACGTGATTGGCCAGACGATGGGTACGGGCTGGGGGATTATCCTAACCTCCCTGATATCTCCTATCAAAGACGACAGCACAAGGGATGGTGGGACTGGCAGGATCGCAGGAACTTCAATGAACCT ATTCATGAAGACGAAGATGGTTTGAATATTTGGATGATGCAAGAAGTTGAATGCAATGATACTTACACACC GCATCAGGCATTGATGCATATGACAGTTGCTTTTGCCATCGTTGGCTTTATTGGATTTTTATCATATCTTTATGATAAGACAGACCGTAATCCAGCG ATTCCAAAGGAATACCCCTTCAATAACTTGTACCTGGAAAGGGGAGGTGATCCAAACAAAGATCCCACACAGGAGAAGTTTACTACCAGCAAAATCCTCACTAGCAATGTTTATGGCTGCTGA